Proteins from a genomic interval of Trichoderma breve strain T069 chromosome 2, whole genome shotgun sequence:
- a CDS encoding methyltransferase domain-containing protein — MYDDDDTTFSLVSTASVTDATSITTRTELELDHGDEDAEFAGVSDVTSDFESGWEVSSGPSTSVPPSVYEDEIAYGRRYHGFRRGIYPMPNDEVERHREETVHALFLQLMGGHLFYANIGDHPQKIIDIGTGIGIWPIDVADQHPSASVIGTDLSPIQPSWVPINVRMFIEDSEEPEWLHGSEFDLVHFRQMTDVLRDLKGLLTKIYPHVKNGGWVEFHELMTEIRCDDGTMKDDDPLRVFLDTVKNGLRVYGINILAITELEQILRETGFSNVHCITKKVPISTWPRDKTLRALGVFMKTTINDSLGAMAAKPLAALNLSPEQRVAMLEAARDSLQDDTIHRYVNCCVCYAQKREGHFAESLY, encoded by the exons ATgtatgacgacgatgacacCACGTTTTCGCTGGTGTCGACGGCGTCGGTGACGGATGCCACGAGCATCACCACGCGGACCGAACTCGAGCTCGACCACGGAGATGAGGACGCCGAATTTGCGGGCGTTAGCGACGTTACCAGCGACTTCGAGAGCGGCTGGGAGGTTTCATCGGGACCGTCCACCTCGGTCCCCCCAAGCGTCtacgaggatgagattgCCTATGGTCGACGATATCACGGCTTCCGCCGAGGCATCTATCCTATGCCCAACGATGAGGTCGAGCGTCACAGAGAGGAAACGGTCCATGCCCTGTTTCTTCAGCTAATG GGCGGACATTTATTCTATGCCAATATTGGTGACCATCCCCAGAAGATCATTGACATTGGAACTGGCATTG GAATCTGGCCTATAGATG TCGCTGATCAGCATCCAAGCGCGAGCGTTATTGGCACCGACCTCTCACCGATTCAGCCGTCATGGGTACCCATCAACGTCCGCATGTTTATCGAGGATAGCGAAGAGCCCGAATGGCTCCATGGCTCTGAGTTTGACCTAGTTCACTTCCGCCAAATGACGGATGTTCTGCGAGACCTGAAGGGCCTCCTGACCAAGATTTACCC GCATGTCAAGAACGGCGGTTGGGTAGAGTTTCACGAACTCATGACGGAGATCCGATGCGACGATGGAACTATGAAGGATGACGACCCCCTCCGGGTGTTTCTCGATACGGTGAAAAACGGCCTGCGAGTTTACGGCATCAACATCCTTGCCATTACCGAGCTTGAACAGATCCTTCGCGAAACCGGCTTTTCAAATGTCCACTGCATCACGAAAAAGGTCCCGATATCGACTTGGCCGCGCGACAAAACCCTGCGAGCCCTCGGTGTGTTTATGAAGACGACTATCAACGACTCTCTCggagccatggcggcgaAACCTCTGGCTGCTCTAAATCTATCTCCAGAACAACGAGTGGCCATGCTCGAGGCAGCACGAGACAGCCTCCAGGACGACACCATCCACCGCTATGTCAACTGTTGCGTCTGCTATgcccagaagagagaaggtcACTTTGCCGAGTCTCTGTATTGA
- a CDS encoding zinc finger c-x8-C-x5-C-x3-H type (and similar) domain-containing protein: protein MATTTAHASDVAAILNHTAQPYNFRFSPFLRQTYQVGLPPDRPVCKAFQSGSCPNGTRCSERHVSDGRSRDQQQPSGGLNSLVCKHWLRGLCKKGEHCEFLHEYNLRKMPECNFFMRNGYCSNGEECLYLHVDPLSKLPPCPHYDMGFCPLGPLCSKKHVRRKLCVYYLAGFCPDGLECKTGAHPKWSKDLEKPVAKSAEKTEDEIKLEVQQFRDDEGDRFRDGRGDRDGREGGGGRGRYRGRGH from the exons ATGGCCACGACAACAGCACACGCCAGCGACGTCGCCGCCATCCTCAACCACACCGCGCAGCCCTACAACTTCCGCTTCTCGCCGTTCCTCCGGCAGACATACCAAGTCGGCCTCCCGCCCGACCGCCCCGTATGCAAGGCCTTCCAGTCCGGCAGCTGCCCCAACGGCACGCGCTGCTCGGAGCGGCACGTCTCGGACGGGCGCTCCAgggaccagcagcagccgtcgGGCGGGCTCAACTCGCTCGTGTGCAAGCACTGGCTGCGCGGCCTGTGCAAGAAGGGCGAGCACTGCGAGTTCTTGCACGAATATAATCTGCGCAAGATGCCCGAGTGCAACTTCTTCATGCGTAATGGCTATTGTTCGAATGGCGAGGAGTGTCTGTATCTGCACGTCGATCCGCTGAGCAAGCTGCCGCCGTGTCCGCATTATGATATGGGGTTCTGTCCGCTGGGACCGCTTTGTTCGAAGAAGCATGTGAGGAGGAAGCTTTGTGTGTATTACTTGGCGGGTTTTTGTCCTGATGGGCTGGAGTGCAAGACGGGGGCGCATCCGAAGTGGTCCAAGGATCTGGAGAAGCCGGTTGCTAAGAGCGCGGAAAAGACAGAGGACGAAATAAAGCTGGAGGTACAGCAGTTTAGGGACGACGAGGGAGATCGATTTAGAGATGGACGGGGGGATCGTGACGGGCGTGAGG gaggaggtggacGAGGAAGGTATAGGGGTAGGGGACACTGA